The sequence below is a genomic window from Providencia rettgeri.
TGGGTTTCAAAGAAAGTTTCAAGTGAACTGTTTAAGTACGGAATAACAGCTGACATAGCGGTATCCATATTTTCTGGCGTCACTTTGTAATTGCTAATATTCAATTCTTTTAAGTAAATTGAGCCTGTTTTAGCGTCAAAGTAAGGGCGAGCAGTGAGTGTCAGGTTAATTTGTGCTTCTGCTTTACCAATAAGCGAGTCTAATTTAACGGTTGCATCCCCCGTTAATGCGACTTTCCCTGGTTCACTGCGGCCAATTTCTGATTTTAAATTCGCGAGCTGAATATCCGCATCAGCAAAACCCGTAATGCCGACTTTATGGTCATATTTTACTTTATTAGCAAGGTAATTATTAATTTGTGACTCACTAATACTAAACTCAGATAATTGGCTACAGCCCGATAACAGAGTGACAAAGCCCACCATAGCAGCGATTAAAAACTTCTTCATAAAGACTCCTTTTGCAGTAACACAGCTAGTTTAGCGCATTACTGCCCACTCAACATGACTGTTTCAATTTTTTTACGGTTAAATTGCTTATGAAGAGCCCATAAAGTAATAAAACCGATGATCCCTAATAAGAACCAAGGTAATTGTGGCATATTCCATTGGTGGCCAATATCGTACATCCAGCCCCCACCGGTATAACCGACAGCTCCCCCTAAAGCAAGGCCTAAGCGGCTAAAGCCCATATAGCTCCCACGAGCTCTTGGGTCAGCAAGTGACGCACTTAATGTTTCTCTAGCGGGGTCAGCGGTGATTGTGCCGAGATAAAAGAGGCAAATAAGGGCAAATAGCGTATTGAGTGAGGTTGTCATGCCAATTGGAAACATACTCAGGCTCATTAAAAATAGCCCAGCCATGAGCCGGTGTTCAAGGCGAAAATATTTTTCACTCCAACGTGCAATGGGATAAAGCAACGTTAAGGATATCGCAGCTTCAATAGCATACATCCATTTGACTGCGGTTGGCGTACCGGCTAACTCATTGACAACAATAGGGAACATTAGCATTACTTGAACTGACAACATAAAATAGCCCGCTAAAGTGACAACGTAACTCACAAAGCGTTTGTCTTTTAGTACGCGGCCCATACCTTCTTTGATGGGAGTTCTGACGGTTGAGATCCGATAAGCAGGTAATAACCATGCATTACAGATGGCAGCAATGATAAAAACCGCAGCGCCAACCCAGCAAACATAATGGAAGTCATATTGTAGTAGCCAACTTCCAATCAACGCACCGATAACAGCGCCAGCACTGTCTTGCATTAAGAGTAAAGAATAAAAACGGCCGCGTTCATAAGGGCGGGTCAATTTAATCACTAAGGCTGTCCGTGGGGGATCAAATAAGGTGCCACCCAGAGCAGAAAGTACGCAAGACAACCATAAAACCCAAGGGTCATGGGCCACTGCCATCACCGCAAAACCACTGGCGCGCAATAACATTCCAATGACAATCATGGGTTTTGCGCCAAATCGGTCAGCAATAGCACCGCCAAAAATCCCCAAACCCTGTTGAACAAACTGACGAAGTCCTAAGGCAAAACCCACCACGACGGCAGCCCAACCCAGTTGATCAACAAATCGAATAGAAATTAGTGGAAAAACAACAAAAAAGCCGAGGACAACCAACATGTTGTCAAGCAAAAGGAAATACTTACCAAGGCTTCTTGCCCGTGACACCTGCGCCATGAGACACCATCAGAAAAATAGCAAAGAGGGAATGTTTTTTTAAATTACGTATCAATAATATCAGTATATTGCGGGGTAATAGATGATATATTTTTATCGATAAATATTCGTCATACTTCACTCTGTGACGGTGTTGACTGCGTTCGGCTACTTGGGTCACATAGTTATGTATGCTGCACAACGAAGAAATCTAGTGATGTATTGGTATTTTAATTTACGTAATATGTTTTTCGTCAACGCATTGTAAGCTACACTTTAGCGTTCTAAGTTATTGGCTTGGAAAGAGAGAAAATATCTGGCTTTTTATTAATTAAGGGTTAACGATGTTTGGTTATCGTTCAAATGTACCGAAAGTGCGACTTGTCACTGATAGAATGGTTATCCGTTTGACTTATGAACGTGATAACTATCGGCTAGCTGATTATTACAGCCTGAACAAAGACTTTTTAATTCCGTGGGAACCCATCAGGGACAAATCTCATTATCAGCCAGCAGGTTGGCAAAATCGGTTACAAGTCATGAATGAAATGCATCGAGAAGGGAGCGCTTTCCATTTCGTACTATTAGATAAAGAAGAAAACGAAGTGATGGGAGTCGCGAATTTTAGTAATGTATTGCGCGGCTCATTTTATGCATGTTATTTAGGTTATTCTCTCGGTGAAAAATGGCAAGGTCAAGGCCTAATGTATGAGGCACTAACCCAAACTATCCGTTACATGCAGCAGCACCAAAAAATGCATCGAATTATGGCAAATTATATGCCTCATAATATGCGTAGTGGTAATTTATTGACCAAGCTTGGCTTTGAACGGGAAGGCTATGCAAAGCAATACTTACAAATCAACGGTGAGTGGCGTGACCATGTATTGACGGCACTGACAGATAACACTTGGGCATTGAATAAAGCCTAAATTCCTAATTTACTTTTCAATCGTAGTCAGTTGCAGTGCACACTGTTAAACTGATGCGATTGTATTCTTTTAGTTTATCAATCATGAATTTATTAAAATCATTGGCGGCAGTAAGCTCCATGACCATGATGTCTCGTGTGCTTGGGTTTATTCGTGATGCCATTATCGCCCGAGTGTTTGGTGCAGGAGCCGCGGCTGACGCCTTTTTTGTCGCCTTTAAATTACCGAATCTTTTACGTCGAATTTTTGCTGAAGGTGCCTTTTCACAAGCCTTTGTTCCAATATTAGCGGAATATAAAAACCAGCAGGGAGAAGAGGCCACCCGTACATTCGTCGCTTATATTGCTGGGATGCTAACCCTCGCTTTAGCGATCGTAACTATCCTTGGTATGATTGCCGCCCCTTGGATCATTTATGTCACCGCACCTGGTTTTACCGATGATGCTGACAAATTTGCGCTGACGACAGATCTTTTACGAGTCACATTCCCTTATATCTTTCTGATCTCTCTGGCCTCTCTTGCAGGCGCAATCCTGAATACTTGGAACCGTTTTTCGGTCCCTGCATTTGCGCCAACGTTGCTCAATGTCAGTATGATCATTTTTGCTGCTTTCGCTGCTCCTTACTTTAACCCACCCATTATGTCATTGGCGTGGGCGGTGTTGGTTGGCGGTGTTTTGCAACTTGTCTACCAACTACCCCATCTTAAAAAGGTGGGTATGTTAGTGTTACCACGCCTGTCATTTCGTGATAGTGGGGTTTGGCGTGTAATGAAAATGATGGGGCCAGCAATTATCGGGGTTTCAGTCGCGCAAATTTCTTTAATTATCAACACAATATTTGCTTCTTTCTTACAATCAGGTTCAGTGTCATGGATGTATTACGCGGATAGACTAATGGAATTGCCATCTGGGGTACTTGGTGTGGCCCTTGGGACAATTTTATTACCATCATTAGCGAAAAGCTTCACGAGCGGCAACCAAAATGAGTATCGCCAATTAATGGACTGGGGATTACGCCTTTGTTTATTACTTGCTCTACCTTGTGCGTTAGGGTTGGCAATACTCGCTGAAGCATTAACGGTATCATTATTTCAATATGGTAATTTCACAGCACATGACTCATTAATGACGCAATACGCTTTAATTGCCTACTGTGTAGGGTTAACAGGCATGATTTTGGTGAAAATTTTGGCACCAGGTTTTTATTCGCGCCAAAATATTCGTACGCCAGTGAAGATTGCGATTGTCACTTTAATTTTAACCCAATTGATGAACTTAGCCTTTATTGGCCCTTTACAACATGCTGGTTTAGCCTTATCTATTGGGTTAGCGGCATGTTTTAATGCGGGCGTTCTCTATTGGCAGCTGCGTAAGCAAGATATTTTTCAGCCTTTAGCCGGCTGGAAAGGGTTCATATTTAAATTATTGATAGCGTTAATTGTAATGGGCGCTGTGCTGTTTGGTGTTTTACACTTCATGCCATCTTGGCAAGAAGGTAATATGTTGATGCGTATGCTACGTTTGATAGGCGTCGTGATTATTGGTGCTGGAAGTTATTTCGTAGCTTTATATGTACTGGGGTTCCGCCCTCGTGATTTTATGAAACGTAGTGTTGCCTAATTAATAAGCCGTCAACGACCTTAAAAGCCCAATTTTAATGAGAAAATTGGGCTTTTTTTATCTCTGTAATCTGCGTCGTTAAGGAAAAAATAACCATAGATCTGTTTCCTTCAATTTCTAGTGAGTTCTTAAATTAATGCCCATAGTAACTGAATTATTAATTTCAAAATTATTTTATGAAATTTCAATTAATTGTTTTTATTGATAAAAATAATAACCTACTCTATTTTTGGGGTACATTGACAGGGTTGTTGTTACAACAATCAAGTGATAGGGAGATATTCAATTCCTTGAATATAAAAGTGGAATCTATTGATTCCGCTTTAGTTGGGTTAAGTGATATTGCCGAATTGACAGGACTAACTTGTCAGGCAGTGGCTTTATTAAAAGATGGAGCCCGAGGGAAAGGCCATTTTCCAGCCCCCGTACAACGCTTGAATGGCGCATCGCCGTTATGGGACTTGGCGAGCGTTGCTCACTGGTTACAACAGAATAACCGGTTGTCGCATAACCCTGAACTTTATGAACAAGCAAAAACACTTTGCAAATGGAACTTAGTACTCCGTAATTGCGCGAATGAATATATCGATGAATTGCAAAAACTAACATCAAAGTTAGCAAAGCAACGCAAATAAAAACGGCTCACCGAAGTGAACCGCTAATAGGCTATTTATTGGTTTGATTACATTCTTTCAACGGTTTCAATACCTAGAGTGTCTAAGCCCGTTTTTAACGTTCTTTGGGTTAATGCAGCCAATTTCAAGCGGCTTTGGCGTTGGGCTTCGTCATCAGCTGACAAGATAGGGCAGTGCTCATAGAAACCAGAGAATAAACCGGCTAATTCATACAAATAAGCACACATAACATGAGGTGTGCCATCACGTGCAACAGTGAGAATGGTTTCTTCAAACTGTAATAAACGTGTTGCAAGTGCAATTTCACGCGGGTCTTGTAATGAAATAGGCAGAGTGAGGTCTGCGTGGGTTAAATTGGCTTTCTTGAAAATAGAGGCCACACGGGTATATGCGTATTGCATATACGGCGCGGTATTTCCTTCGAAAGCTAACATGTTGTCCCAATCGAAAATATAGTCAGTCGTTCTGTTTTTGGACAAGTCAGCGTATTTAACGGCGCCAATACCGACAACATTTGCGACATTGAGCAATTCATCTTCAGGCATATCTGGGTTTTTCTCACGGATCAGCGCTTGAGCGCGTTCAACAGCTTCATCCAGCAAGTCTGATAAACGAACGGTACCACCGGTACGAGTCTTAAACGGTTTACCATCTTTCCCTAACATCATCCCGAACATATGGTGCTCAAGCGCCATCGATTCAGGGATGTAACCTGCTTTACGGACGATGGTCCATGCTTGCATCAAATGTTGATGTTGGCGTGAGTCAATATAGTAAAGAGAACGGTCAGCGTGCAGGGTTTCGTAACGGTATTTAGCACAGGCGATATCGGTTGTTGTATACAAGAAGCCACCATCTTTTTTCTGGACGATCACGCCCATAGGTTCGCCTTCTTTATTTTTGAATTCATCAAGGAAAACAACCGTTGCGCCTTCACTCTCAACAGCTAAACCTTTAGCTTTTAAATCTGCAACAATACCCGGTAGCATGCTGTTATATAAGCTTTCACCCATCACGTCATCTTCGGTCAATGTGACATTTAAGCGGCGATAGGTTTCTTGGTTTTGTTGCATGGTGATATCAACCAATTTGCGCCACATTTGGCGGCAATATTCATCACCGGATTGCAATTTTACAACGTAGCCACGAGCACGTACTGCGAACTCTTCATCTTCGTCGTAGTGTTTTTTAGCTTCGCGATAAAACTCTTCGAGGTCAGCAAGCGCCATATCGGTGGCATCTTCATTTTGCACTTTTTCAAGGTAGGCAATTAACATGCCAAATTGCGTACCCCAATCACCGACGTGGTTGGCACGAATAACTTTATGACCAATAAATTCTTGGGTACGAGCAGCTGCATCACCAATGATGGTTGAACGCAAATGACCCACGTGCATTTGTTTCGCAACATTAGGCGCTGAATAGTCAATGACAATTGTCTCAGGCTTGACTGGTGCGACGCCTAGGCGTTGTGATGCTAATGCCTCTTCAACGTGTTTTTCAACCCACGTTGGCTCAAGGAAAATATTAATAAAGCCTGGGCCGGCAATTTCAACTTTGCTGGCAATCCCTTCCAAATCTAAGTGATTAACAAGCTGTTCAGCCAGTTGTCGCGGAGCTATCCCCATTTTTTTAGCCGCGCCCATCACTCCATTCGCTTGGTAATCACCAAACTGAGCTTTAGCGGATTGACGCACAAGTGCATCACTGTCTTCTGGAGCACCCGCTGCTAACATCGCAGCACTAATTTTATCTGAAAGAATCGCCTGAATATTCACCGAATTACCTTAAATTGCGAACCATAGTTACCACATTGTGCCATCACATGCGTATAACTAAAAGGTTGAAGAGAAAAATCGGCAGGTTTTATACCATATTTTGGGGCTCTCATGCTACAGTCTGCGCCATTGTTTAGTAGATAAGTTTTTGTAAAGAGGGGGCTTTAGATGCCACAATTTAGCAAAATTTCGCAATTACAAGATTTATGGGATGACCTACCTGTGTTTATGGGTAAATTACAACAGTTAGCGCAGGAACTGAACTTATCATTGTCATCTTTTCCGATAGATCACATCTCGGTGCGTTGCCATCATATGGCAACCGCAGAACGTTGGCATCAAGGGCTAATGGAATGCGCTGAGCTTTTATCTGACAATGTTATCAATGGTAGGCCAATTCGTTTATATGAGTTAAGAGAGCCATTAAATGTCGCGGGTCAAGAGGTATTTATTATTGAGTTGCCTTTCCCAAAAGACAAAATTTACCCGAAAGAAAGCTGGGAACATATCGAAATGGTGATTGATATTGATCCGAGTCAACTAGAAACCACAGCATTTCAGTTATTACCAGATCCTTTACCCCAAGGGTATCGTATTAAGGTAAGCCAACCCAAAGGGCAGCAAGAAAGGTTGCCAAATCCAACATTAGCAGTGTCAAATGGCGAAATAACGGTTAAATACCATCCTTTTACGCTAAAAAAGATAATTGAAAGTGAAAAATAAGTGATGCAATTAACGTTATTGATTAATAGTACAGGTTAACTTTTAGTGATGTGATATCCATCCGATAACATTTTTTAATAAATGGCATTATTAAGCGAATTGTTAACGTTTTGGATTAAAGCGTTTCATTATTTTTGGGCACATAAAGCCAGTGTTTTATTGCTCTATTTCGGAGGTCGTAATGGCAAAACTGGAAATCTGTTGTTTCGGAATTGAATGTGCCCAAGTGGCTCAAGAATATGGTGCAGATCGTATCGAACTCTGCTCTGGCGCTGCAGACGGTGGCCTGACCCCCAGTTATGGTTACCTGAAATTAGCCAAAGAGAAACTACATATTCCAGTTCATCCTATTATTCGTCCTCGCGGTGGTGATTTTTGCTATAACATTAGCGAATTTGACGTGATCCGCGAAGATTTAATTATGATTAAGGAAATGGGTTTTTCAGGTGCCGTTATCGGTATATTAGATAGCGAAGGGCGTATTGATATCAACAGAATGCATACGTTGATGGAAATAGCACAAGGGATGAATATTACCTTCCACCGCGCATTTGATATGTGCATTAATCCATTGTTAGCTTTAGAACAATTAAAAGAGCTCGGTGTTGCGCGTATTTTAACTTCTGGGCAGCAACAAAGTGCAGAGTTAGGTTTACCACTTTTAAAAGAGCTACATGAAAAAAGCCAGCAAATTAATGGGCCACAAATTATGGCGGGTGCGGGAGTACGTTTAGCCAATTTAAGTAAATTCATGGAGATTGGCTTATCTGAGGTACACAGTTCTGCAGGGAAAACGGTGCCATCAACCATGAATTACCGTAAAGTAGGGGTCACAATGGCCTCTAATAGCGAAACGGATGAATTCTCCCATTATTGTGTGGATGGCCCTACGGTAGAAGCGATGAAGGACTTTATTTCTATTACAGAAAAAGTGTTGGTTTAATTGCCGCTAGCCACAATAGGCAGCTTGACGATAGAAATTTAAATAGATTGTTATTCTCTAAGGAAAATCAATTAGTTGGTTTTCCTTGTTATTTTTCAGTCAACCAATGGCTAGTTATCATTAAAATATCAACTAAGTAAATTTATAATATTGTTTATTTGTCATTAATAGCTCAATTATTGCTTGTATTGATACACATCAATTAACCCTTGTTTTTATAAGGTTACCATCTAATTACTATAAGAATACTCAGTAATTCAATTTATAATAATTAATGAGGTAGCAATGTAATGATCAATAAAATCAGGGAAAAAGCGCTGAGTCGGAGACAGTTTATTCAAGCCTCTGCCTCTGTCGCCACGACAACGGCTATTGCCAGTTCCATCTCTCTACCTTTTTCCGCTCAAGCAACACCCACCATCACAATCCAACCAGATGAAGTCAGCGAAAAAATCAAATACAGTGCGTGCTTAGTCAATTGTGGTAGCCGCTGCCCACTCAAAGTGCA
It includes:
- a CDS encoding lipoprotein; protein product: MKKFLIAAMVGFVTLLSGCSQLSEFSISESQINNYLANKVKYDHKVGITGFADADIQLANLKSEIGRSEPGKVALTGDATVKLDSLIGKAEAQINLTLTARPYFDAKTGSIYLKELNISNYKVTPENMDTAMSAVIPYLNSSLETFFETQPVYVLNPDNGAAEATAKKLAKGLEIKPGKLVIPLVD
- the mdtH gene encoding multidrug efflux MFS transporter MdtH encodes the protein MAQVSRARSLGKYFLLLDNMLVVLGFFVVFPLISIRFVDQLGWAAVVVGFALGLRQFVQQGLGIFGGAIADRFGAKPMIVIGMLLRASGFAVMAVAHDPWVLWLSCVLSALGGTLFDPPRTALVIKLTRPYERGRFYSLLLMQDSAGAVIGALIGSWLLQYDFHYVCWVGAAVFIIAAICNAWLLPAYRISTVRTPIKEGMGRVLKDKRFVSYVVTLAGYFMLSVQVMLMFPIVVNELAGTPTAVKWMYAIEAAISLTLLYPIARWSEKYFRLEHRLMAGLFLMSLSMFPIGMTTSLNTLFALICLFYLGTITADPARETLSASLADPRARGSYMGFSRLGLALGGAVGYTGGGWMYDIGHQWNMPQLPWFLLGIIGFITLWALHKQFNRKKIETVMLSGQ
- the rimJ gene encoding ribosomal protein S5-alanine N-acetyltransferase, which gives rise to MFGYRSNVPKVRLVTDRMVIRLTYERDNYRLADYYSLNKDFLIPWEPIRDKSHYQPAGWQNRLQVMNEMHREGSAFHFVLLDKEENEVMGVANFSNVLRGSFYACYLGYSLGEKWQGQGLMYEALTQTIRYMQQHQKMHRIMANYMPHNMRSGNLLTKLGFEREGYAKQYLQINGEWRDHVLTALTDNTWALNKA
- the murJ gene encoding murein biosynthesis integral membrane protein MurJ; protein product: MNLLKSLAAVSSMTMMSRVLGFIRDAIIARVFGAGAAADAFFVAFKLPNLLRRIFAEGAFSQAFVPILAEYKNQQGEEATRTFVAYIAGMLTLALAIVTILGMIAAPWIIYVTAPGFTDDADKFALTTDLLRVTFPYIFLISLASLAGAILNTWNRFSVPAFAPTLLNVSMIIFAAFAAPYFNPPIMSLAWAVLVGGVLQLVYQLPHLKKVGMLVLPRLSFRDSGVWRVMKMMGPAIIGVSVAQISLIINTIFASFLQSGSVSWMYYADRLMELPSGVLGVALGTILLPSLAKSFTSGNQNEYRQLMDWGLRLCLLLALPCALGLAILAEALTVSLFQYGNFTAHDSLMTQYALIAYCVGLTGMILVKILAPGFYSRQNIRTPVKIAIVTLILTQLMNLAFIGPLQHAGLALSIGLAACFNAGVLYWQLRKQDIFQPLAGWKGFIFKLLIALIVMGAVLFGVLHFMPSWQEGNMLMRMLRLIGVVIIGAGSYFVALYVLGFRPRDFMKRSVA
- a CDS encoding helix-turn-helix transcriptional regulator; its protein translation is MKFQLIVFIDKNNNLLYFWGTLTGLLLQQSSDREIFNSLNIKVESIDSALVGLSDIAELTGLTCQAVALLKDGARGKGHFPAPVQRLNGASPLWDLASVAHWLQQNNRLSHNPELYEQAKTLCKWNLVLRNCANEYIDELQKLTSKLAKQRK
- the argS gene encoding arginine--tRNA ligase; the encoded protein is MNIQAILSDKISAAMLAAGAPEDSDALVRQSAKAQFGDYQANGVMGAAKKMGIAPRQLAEQLVNHLDLEGIASKVEIAGPGFINIFLEPTWVEKHVEEALASQRLGVAPVKPETIVIDYSAPNVAKQMHVGHLRSTIIGDAAARTQEFIGHKVIRANHVGDWGTQFGMLIAYLEKVQNEDATDMALADLEEFYREAKKHYDEDEEFAVRARGYVVKLQSGDEYCRQMWRKLVDITMQQNQETYRRLNVTLTEDDVMGESLYNSMLPGIVADLKAKGLAVESEGATVVFLDEFKNKEGEPMGVIVQKKDGGFLYTTTDIACAKYRYETLHADRSLYYIDSRQHQHLMQAWTIVRKAGYIPESMALEHHMFGMMLGKDGKPFKTRTGGTVRLSDLLDEAVERAQALIREKNPDMPEDELLNVANVVGIGAVKYADLSKNRTTDYIFDWDNMLAFEGNTAPYMQYAYTRVASIFKKANLTHADLTLPISLQDPREIALATRLLQFEETILTVARDGTPHVMCAYLYELAGLFSGFYEHCPILSADDEAQRQSRLKLAALTQRTLKTGLDTLGIETVERM
- a CDS encoding VOC family protein, with translation MPQFSKISQLQDLWDDLPVFMGKLQQLAQELNLSLSSFPIDHISVRCHHMATAERWHQGLMECAELLSDNVINGRPIRLYELREPLNVAGQEVFIIELPFPKDKIYPKESWEHIEMVIDIDPSQLETTAFQLLPDPLPQGYRIKVSQPKGQQERLPNPTLAVSNGEITVKYHPFTLKKIIESEK
- the cutC gene encoding copper homeostasis protein CutC, with translation MAKLEICCFGIECAQVAQEYGADRIELCSGAADGGLTPSYGYLKLAKEKLHIPVHPIIRPRGGDFCYNISEFDVIREDLIMIKEMGFSGAVIGILDSEGRIDINRMHTLMEIAQGMNITFHRAFDMCINPLLALEQLKELGVARILTSGQQQSAELGLPLLKELHEKSQQINGPQIMAGAGVRLANLSKFMEIGLSEVHSSAGKTVPSTMNYRKVGVTMASNSETDEFSHYCVDGPTVEAMKDFISITEKVLV